Within Citrus sinensis cultivar Valencia sweet orange chromosome 1, DVS_A1.0, whole genome shotgun sequence, the genomic segment CAACGGTGCAGCGGTAAAGTTacaccataaataaataagcccATTAGCTTGACGAAGcaaatattcaataaattaaaactatgCAAACATTAAATAGAGGAaacattgaaattttaataaggaactttttatttcctttataGAATAGGAGCAAAAGCTTTCTCTGTTCTATTCTATATTGATACAGTATAACAGTTTACTAAAAGCTTTCTCTAAACtgttttttacaattttgattcttattACAAATGAAGCTAATGGGAATATTTGTAATGTAATTCCACCGCTGCACCGTTTGGCTTAGAAGCCCCATTTGCTCCATACAACACTTCCTTTATGTGGCTATTCGTTGAAGTAACACTTGACCTTATGCTTGCGCACACCTCACTAGAAGACAAAGTATTCACTAAAGGACAAAAGAAATTTACTTTTTGGCTATTTTTTTGTACTCATTCCAGTACAAACATCATTATTCAAAGATTCAATTTGGCTAGTCTTTAGTTGGATATGCATCATATTTTAACACACTCACCCATGTAAATAATCTTATAAGATGAGACAAGCTACAACTTTCTACACACCTCCTCCAATGCCTAGACATCTCCAAACGCAAACAAAACTACAAAGTCTCTGAAGCTCAAAACGTACTACATAACCAGAGACTGAAATTGAAGCTATCAAACAGTTTGCACTGAAATTCCCTCCTAATTGGCAAGATAATCAACAAACACACAAAGACATCAAACCTGATGAGCATTTCAAGTTGACTTCTTCGTAActtcttttgaaatttatttgatcACCCATAAGACATGGCGTTTATTCACACCATCACGAGAGAATCAGGCAAAGTACGGGCACTCTTATCATTTCATCAGCACAATTAATTATACATTTTACTTTAGAACcagaattttcaaataattagaTGCATCAGAAAGTGCAATCAGTGCATAACTAACGACAGAATAACTATAACTCACTTGTTAAAAGTCACTTTGACAGGAGTGGCAGAGCCAGTCTTTGTGTGCAATATTTTGTCTCTTTTATTCTTCAATCTATCTGCCATCTTTAAAAGATCAAAAggccaaaaacaaaattatctcTATTGATTACTTTAAGCTAAAagacaattaaataattaattaataggcagcaaagaacaacaaaaactcACTTTGGATTTCGCCCGTTGCGGGTCGTCAAGGCAACTCCCCAAAATATCCGCAAATTCAGGGTCTTTATCGTAATCTTTCCCTTCTTCGCTCCTCCTTCCTCTGTATGCTTTCCGCGACGTCGTTTTGTCTTCAACATctacatcttcatcttcaacttCAACTTCAACATCAACATCTATACCGACCTCGCCCTGCAATTTCTGGGCTTGGGAAACAAAAACAGGAGTCCTGATGAGTCGAGGAGCGTGGTTCTGTGTAGAGAGTGTGACTGCCGAAAATGGGGCCAAACGGTTGTTTAAATGGCGGGAAAAGTCGATGACCGGTAAAATGGGTGCGCAAGTGTTTAGGATAAACATTGTTGTTTGTTTGGGGATGATTTAATTTGGGGTTTGGGGAGCACCGGCGTGTTTTAGCTAGAGGCAGACCGTTATGCCTTAAACTATCGTTGTCTCTCTCATAATATGCGCCTCAGAGATTATGAAATGTGAAGGAGAAGGTTTTAGCGAGGCTTTTGCCGTTTCTGGTGACCCGCCAAGGCTAGCCGGCTGCTCCTTATGGTACTGTGATTGAGGGctttattttcaatagtttTGTATTGTAATGGgctgaaatgaaaattaaagcgagtcattttttattttttttagatattggAACCGATGATTGTTTTAGGGAGGACAAAAAAGTCGAGGTCGATTTGGTCCATTTCCACGAATTTTGGTCCAAACCTCTcgtatgaaataaatatttaggaaaaaaagtCAGGGCATGCCCaaaccttttttcttttaataaatttataaattagaataataaatttaaatttaaaaattaatagaaaaaataaaaaaagcttAAATTCCAAAgttatatatcaataataaatcaaaaaatttaaaattacaacactaaattctcttttaaatGATACTTAATTAAGAGAGTGCTTGAATTAGAGAatttaatactaaaaaattaaatatctaaacttttatttactccattttatttatttattattttattttgaaatgtttgttttctctaatTCATTGTTGATTATAACaacttgattattattaactcatttcaagtttataataattttaaaaaaattaaaaaaataagtaaaagccCAAGCCTAGTTTATTTtgttctaaaattaaaataaaattctataagttattaaaatattattaattattgtagtATGAGTagtgatgataataataataataataagaaaaattttcttctttttctaattttttttcaacatcaTAATGGTACGTCTACAAGAATCATGGTCTTTTTTTACCATATTTTCTGCAGTATTTGATCGcagaatctaatttttttttaatcacaacTAAGTTTGTCGCAAAATGTCTTTATTTTGCGACTATTGCTATTTTTGTGGATATACATATGTTTTTTGCGACCAacaaaacatttatataaatttagaatgttATGTTCTGTAATATTGTTGTTTGTCGAGgaaaatatttgtataaatttagaaacttttttttttcccgtgaccaaaaaaaaaaaaaaattcgttGCAAGAATATACTTTTAGAATGGAGGTATGGCCAATGAGTATTTTTTGAAGAAGCATCTGCAGTGcgattaatttatattcgaGATAAGACTGTTTAATCGATTTGAtgcattttttcatttatttggtgcTTGgggattttctttttattgcgcttgtttggacattaaaatgttattttgtaaGAGCTGAACTACTTTGTTTTGTAAAAGTTAAGTTTTATCTTTAGTTATAAAGTTTTTACAGTTCAATATAAATTTCCGATCGTAAGGCAgttgtgaataaaaaatgaggCAAATAATCTAATACGATAGGCATAATAATTCGAAAGTGACACGTGATAATATATTAAGTATATGTGTTTAGGGTGAAATTTAGATGCTGACATGGTCTGGTCTAATGTCTTGATGACACGTGACAAAGAAAGTCAGGCAAGTGAAGTTAGCTTATTTGACCGAATGGTAATATAGCTCTCAAAGGTTAGAAGATAAGCTCTCTAAGGAGAATGATAGTTTCGGTAAATATACCCAATATTTGGGGGTATTATTAGAACCTCAAATTTGGTGATTGGAGCCAGTAGGTGAACAATGAATGCCATCAtaagagagaataaaatatcttatttttgACTAAGGATGAGGaagtaatgaaaaaaaaaaattgagcaaAATAATAAGAGGGGACTGCATTAGCTGTCCCCTGAAAAATAACAAGACCACAAAGTTGATTGGTTGCTATATGTCTAATTGTGGAGGCAAGAAAGTGGCTGGAGGTTTCCTTATCTCCtaagagcatctccaaaagggtctttaaattttactctttaaatttcaatttgcttAATGATGTGACAAATAAGtgtatagaaaaatataatcccCTCCAAAAGACTCaccaaataagaataaattaatattattttaatcaaatctttCCTACTATCAAAGTGAATtgtcattatattttttaaaagaaacataaataataattattgcagtcttatcttttcaataaataataataaaatattaatagaagagGGAGAAACTCACTCGGCAATATTGAAGAGTAAGAaacaaatcttatttgaagaatctaaATTAACGTATCTTTTGGAGTGTTTAATATTGATatgacttttcaaataagaaataaaatcttatttgaaaagtctttTGAAAATGCTCTAAGCTTATGGATGTCACCATTAAAGGGTAAAGgtaaaaatactaaaataaccTCACTTGTGGAGGACAAACTAATGAAAATTCATTAGCTGtctaaaattatcaaaataccCTCAAGAACTCTCCTATATAAACTCTACACGTTCAATTTTGTAAGAGATCTCTGTATTTATCTCTCTTTTGCTCCATCCAACCCTAAGCCCTTTCTTCCATTTCTAATTTCTTAAGAAGCGGCTTCATCTTCTTTTCCCTCTATTTTTATACCTCTATGGAAGATCTTGGTCATCTCACCTCTCAAATAAGCTCTTCCATTATTCTTCTCTTAGAAAACTCTCTAATATTCAATAAGACCTTCATCTCCCTCATGTTATTATCCACCATAAATAACCTTTAATAAGATTTTGTTGATATTGTAAATCAAATCATGTAATACTTCACACATATAATGGATTGGAGATGATTATTAGTATGGATGTAGGCCAAAAGGCTGTACCACAAAAAatattgtgttatttattgtttatgcttattttcttgttattaTGATGGTTTGATACCCAGATTGCATTTCATATATGACCTTACTTGAGTTATAACATGAGATCGACTGAGCTCAAAAGATAAGCCTATAGAGCTATTCTCGAGTTTATCGAGCTATTCCCAAATCTCTCTTGAGTTCCCTATGTCAACTCTCTAAATTAACTCTCATGAGCTCGACTAAGCTATCCACAATATTCCAAACTTAGATCACCTTAGCTTACCTCCCAAATAACCTTAGCTCATCTTCCAAATCATCTTAGTTATATGAACAGTATAAAAATACGCCTAAACCCAAACATAGCTTAATTTCccctcaaatataaatttatttatttaaatcagaTTTAACTGGATCCAACAAGAAAAACCACTTAAGGGTTCAAATTGGATTCTAGCGAAAATCGAGTTAAaacaatatgattttttttaatcgaaAAGAGATGAAATAAAGtaatattttgacaaaaaaagaaagaattataTTAAGTAATAGAGGAAagaatgaataataatttgtagcCATGGCTACATTGGAGTTGCTTCAACATAGTTCTAAGTAATATCATCATATGATCATAGCCACTCTCTTTGAACGTCAGGATTACATATACTTACAACACATGTATTGTACATGATTATGGGTTAGCTGTTGAGAGTAGGCATGACAATTTTGGGTCAGGCTCGGGCTTACCCATAAATAAAGAGTCTGAGCCTGataaaagcttgattttttcaCCTTCCTTGCCTCGACcaaatagttaaaaaataaatattttttaaattttttaatatttaaataatttaaatttacctcccctaatatattaaaattaaacataaaaattactctAATTAATATCTCAACcataaaatcatataaataacCGAACATAAACAAAACCATGcctaattcaaataaaaacacaaaattcaaataaaaacatacattttttattattattaagtggTAGGATTAGGTCGGGTCGGGTCAGCTAAGGCCCGAACCCTGACCCGAATTTGGTCAGGTTGTGATTTTTAAGTTCGAGCTCGAAGACCCTTAAATTCGGATTAAAGtccaaaaatttcaaatcgaGCCAATCGAGTGAAAATTTAGATCGAAATTTTTTGCCGGGTAAAGATAACTGAATACAATAAAGATATTCCAAAAAGGGTTCTAATAAAGGTCGAAAATAATAGGCGTGCATGACCGATCCGAATACGATTTTCATTATGGCGGGAGTAGTAATCATGGCCGCATATTGCAAAGCAGAGTGATGGGGCCGGATCcgtaaaaattacaaatcagATCGTCtggttttaaaaattaaatgaaaagttggAATAAATGCCTCTACATTTGGTTTGTGTCTTATAAGCTTCTTCGATCTGGCTTGCTGAAACTTATGCCCTATAACAGTAGTTTCATTTTGTGAAATTGAGATTGCATGCCAAGTATTTATGTCATTTCTTTGTGGTTCTATTtctatttatctattttgagTGGTTTGCCGATGTGTTAAAATTAATGGTTGGATCTTGTACATTGGTATTCAATGCTGatgtttgatgaaatatttctaagtattgtctttaaattattttttgaaatgctTGTACTAGTTCAATGATGACATCTGCAATTCATATGTAAGTgctttcattaattaaataacgcAATTTAAAAGAGAGATATGAGAGTAGAGGAAGGCCTAGGTCAACGTAATTAGGGATTGCTTCATAAATTGAGAAGATATTGCCCAATGCTGACATTACCTAATTTCAAGTCAACTTTGGCTGGAAACTCGAATATGAAAGAGATTGTGCATTGCTATcagtaatttgtttttttaatggattCCCTTGTTTACAAATGCCCTTCTATCACATTTTGCATAAGAAACTTGCAGTAGAGGTGGAGCTTTGCCAAGGGAACCGATGACTTCAACTGTTATTGCAAGTTTCCAAGCTTGGAGGAACTTGAGGCCTGTGCTCTGGGCCCATGGGATGTGTAACGTTTACTTGTCCTATTCTTTCATGTTTAAtgatttttgtgaaaattcAGATTTCTTCAGTTTTTAATCTCTATTTTCTCATtccatataataaaaaagaatacatatttatatacattACACCCTAGGAACAACATGGTAAAAATAGATAGGATATTGCAAATCAATATCCCTGAAAATTAGGGATTAAATCTCTTAAAATCTAGTATTTAAGTCAACACATAACTGTAAAATACAGCTGACATCTACAACAATAGTCAACACACAACTGTAAAATACAGCTGACATTTGCAACAATCCCCTTCAATCTGGAGTATAGATGTTCTTCATGCCCAACTTGCATACAAACTCTTCAAACTTGTGTCTAGGAATTCATTTTGTCAACATATCTGCAGTTTGTTGTCCTGTAGGAATATACACCAAACAGATAACTCCAAtttccaatttctttttaataaaatgtcgATCTACCTCTACATGTTTTGTCCTGTCATGATGGACAAGATTATGAGCAATATTAATTGTTGCCCTATTGTCACAGTAAAGTTACATAggattgtttttttattaactgtAGTTCTTCGAGAACACATTCTATCCACATAAGCTCACATACTGCATGTGCTAGTGCTCGAAACTCTGCTTCTGCACTGCTTCGTGCCACTACAGTTTGCTTCTTTCTTCTCCAAGTTACAAGGTTTCCCCACGCCTTAGTACAATAGCCTATTATACTAATCCTATACATGACGTTTCCAGCCCAATCCGCATCAACAAAAGCTTATacattccttttttttctcttctcaaaATAAAGTCTCTTTCCCGGTGTTGACTTCAAGTATTGAAGTATCTGGTTTACTGCCACTAAGTGAGCTTGTCTTGGAGTGTGCATAAACTGGCTCACTAAGCTTACCGCAAAAGCAATATCAGGTCTAGTAtaagaaagataaattaaactCCCTACTAGTCTTTAATATCTCATCCTCTCCACGGGTGCACTATTTTCTTCAAGACCCAACTTGCTATTTGGTTCAACTGGTGTGGCAGTAGGTTTACAGTCAGTCATACTAGTTTCTTTTAGTAAATCTAGGGTGTATTTCCGTTGTGTAACTATAATACCTTTAGCTATTCTAGCTACCTCCATTCCCAAAAAATAACGTAGTGGTCCAAGATCCTTGATTTTAAACTTACAAActaatttttccttcaatCCTTCTAGCTCTTCTTTGTCATCCCCTGTTAGTGTAATGTTGTCAACATACATGATCAAAATAGTTAACTTCCCTTCTTTAGACCGTTTGTAGAACATAGTGTGATCGGCTTGCCCTTAAGAGTAATCATAGCTCTTCAAGACTTTTCCAAATCGGTCGAACCAGGCCCTAAGGGACTGTTTAAGGCCATAGAGAGACCTTTTTAACTGACAAAGTCTTCCAgcatgttatttttcttcgaAACTAATCGACATATCCATGTAAACCTCCTCTTCCAATTCTCCATTCAAGAATGCCATTCAAAGGCATTCTTGATATCAAGCTGGTTGAGAGGCCAATCTAAATTTGCAGCAAGAAAGAGAATGATCCTTACAGTATTAAGCTTTGCCACTGGGGCAAAAGTCTCTAGGTAGTCCATCCCATAAGTTTTTGTGAAACTCTTCGCCATGAGTCTTGCTTTGTACATGTTCACACTTCTATCAGCTTcatatttgattgtaaataccCATTTGCAGCCTACAGTCCTCTTGGTTTTAGGTCTTGGTATAAAGTTCCATGTGTTATTCTTTATTAAGGCTGCCATTTCTTCTTGAACAACTTTCTTCCACTCATTTGACTCAAGGGCTTCATGGATGTTTCTTGGAATAGTGGTATTAGATAGATTAGCCACAAAATTCCTATACTCCTTAGATAGATTTGCATATGATAAGAGCTTGTAGATAAGATGTTTGGTGTAATTTATCACCTATTTCCTTATCACAATAGGCAAATTTGTGGACTTCTGAGCTTCGTTCTCAGCATATTCAGTAGGCGGGTTTTGATCATCCCTTAGTTCAAATCTTGGTTCTGCTTCGTCTATAAGTGGTTGTATCTCTTGAGTTTTATTCTTCCTTCATGAATAGACATGAAACTCACATATCGATTACTCCAATGTGAATTGGCTTTTATCCCTTCATTCCTTGGTGGCACTATTGGTTTATTAAGTTCTATGGTGTTAGGTAGGTTAGGATGAATGTCTGGACTAAGAGAGGAGGTATTTGGCAGATTGAGTTGTAGGCTAGAATTA encodes:
- the LOC102614441 gene encoding uncharacterized protein LOC102614441 isoform X1, giving the protein MFILNTCAPILPVIDFSRHLNNRLAPFSAVTLSTQNHAPRLIRTPVFVSQAQKLQGEVGIDVDVEVEVEDEDVDVEDKTTSRKAYRGRRSEEGKDYDKDPEFADILGSCLDDPQRAKSKMADRLKNKRDKILHTKTGSATPVKVTFNKFDFSNSYIWFEFYNAPLERDVSLICDAIRAWHIIGRLGGCNSMNMQLSQSHMDKRPSYDVISGANVTPTTFYNTGDLEIQDNLARIWMDIGTTEPLLLDVLINALTQISSDFVGIKQLVFGGSEFENWKENLKSEDAGCSVHKI
- the LOC102614441 gene encoding uncharacterized protein LOC102614441 isoform X2, with the translated sequence MFILNTCAPILPVIDFSRHLNNRLAPFSAVTLSTQNHAPRLIRTPVFVSQAQKLQGEVGIDVDVEVEVEDEDVDVEDKTTSRKAYRGRRSEEGKDYDKDPEFADILGSCLDDPQRAKSKMADRLKNKRDKILHTKTGSATPVKVTFNKFDFSNSYIWFEFYNAPLERDVSLICDAIRAWHIIGRLGGCNSMNMQLSQSHMDKRPSYDVISGANVTPTTFYNTGDLEIQDNLARICFVGIKQLVFGGSEFENWKENLKSEDAGCSVHKI